The genomic interval CCTTTCCTCAAGAGGGCCGGGAAAGGAGACGCTGACGGAAAGCCTCGTAAAGGATGATGCCTGCCGCCACTGCTGCGTTCAGGGATTCTATGGGACGAGCCATGGGGATGGATATCAGGCTATGGGCCACTTTGCGGGCTTCGGTTGTAGCTCCTCTCGCTTCCCCTCCGATTATCAACACTGAAGGCTGGGTCCAATCCACTTCAAAATAAGATACTGGCCCCTGGGGGTCGGCCAGGAGGATTTGCCTGCCTTGGAGCAGGGCTGAAAGCTCCTCCCAGGGTACACCGGTTTTAATGGGAATGTAAAAATGAGCTCCCATTCCGGCGCGCACGGCTTTCGGATTGAAGGGATCAGCGGAGCCGGGCGTTGTGGCCAGGAAAGCCACCCCTGCAGCGACCGCCGTCCGCATTATAGCTCCCAGGTTCTCAGGGTTTTGAATCCCATCCAGAACCACCGCTAGCTCCCACTCTTTCGGTATGGGAAGATCCGGAAAGGGGAAAACCCCCACTATGCCTTGAGGGGTCACAGTGGAGGAGACAGCTTTTATAATAGCTTCCGTCACCTGGTAAAAGGTGACGCCTTCCAGAGAGAAGGCCTCTTTCTGGTCAAAATTTTCCGAATAAAGGACAAAAACGGGCTTAAATCCTGCATTAATGGCTTCTTTTATAGTTCGGATCCCTTCTACCAGGAAAAGCCTGTTTTTCCATCGCCCTTTGCGGGTAAGAAGAGAACGAGCGAGCTTTATTTTCTCGTTATGGATGCTACTTATTACCCCACCTTTCCCGGCCCTTTTCAACTGTTAAAGAGCAGCCTTGGCCACTTCCACCAGTCTGGCGAAAGCCCCTTGGTCTTTTACGGCCATTTCGGCCAATATTTTTCTGTTAACCTCAACCCCTGCTTTCCGGAGGCCAGAGATGAATTCCCTGTAAGTAAGTCCATGGAGCCTTGCAGCAGCGTTTATCCTTAAAATCCAGAGGCGCCGGAAATCCCTCTTCCGGGTCCGGCGGTCTATATAAGCATACATTAGAGATTTCATCATAGCTTCATGAGCTCGCTTAAAGAGAGCGTGCCTTGCCCCGAACTGCCCTTTTGTAAGTTTGAGCACCCTCTTATGGCGCCTTCTGGTTACAACGCCTCCCTTTACTCTCACTTTACAGCCTCCTTAATCAAGGTATGGTGCAAGGCGGCGAATCCTTTTCTTATCGCCCCTGTTGGTAACTTCCAGCATTTCAGCGAACAGGGCTTTTGCCCTGGCTGATTTTTTCCGACGCAGGTGGCTTTTGCCCTGCTTGGTCCTCATGATTTTGCCTTTGCCAGTAACTTTGAAGCGTTTAGCTGTCGCTTTATGAGTTTTAAGCTTTGGCACTTTCCCACCTCCTTTACTTTGATGCTAAAATCATCACCAGACTTCCCCCTTCAGATTGGGGCCTCTGGTCCACCCTGGCTACGTCGGAGACTCCGGCCATAATTCTTTCCAGTAACTTGAGGGCCATCTCAGGGTGATCTATTTCCCTTCCCTTGAACATCACCCGAACTCTTACTTTATTGCCCTCTTTAAGGAAATCCCTTATATCCTCTATCCGGTAGGAAAGGTCATGTTCAGATATGCTGGGTCTCAGACGAATCTCCTTTACTTCCCCTCCTTTGCGTGCCTTACGGCTTTCCCTTTCGCGCCGTGCCCTCTCGTAAAGGAATTTCTCGTAATCCATCAACTTGCACACGGGTGGGTCACTATCGGGCGCAACTTCTACCAGGTCCAGGTCCTTCTCGTAAGCCAGCCTCAGCGCTTCCTGCAGAGACATTATCCCTATTTGTCGGCCATCCTCGCCTATGACCCTTACCTTTGGAGCCTGAATTTCGCGATTTACACGGTATTGCGGTTTCACCTAAAAATTTCCCCCTCCTTGTTGATTTTGGGCTTACTATACCACAAGCAGCTTTTTAAGTCAAATTGTTTCCAGGCCTGGGCCACTGCTCACTTGGTAGGGATTTTTGACCCAAAAGACCCATAAAACTTGCCTTAGATCGCCCGAAGAGGTAAAATTTTAGAGAACTTTTCAAGTCTGGAGGAAAACTTTGGCTTTATCTTACAGAGAGGCTCTGGAATTTATCTATTCTTTCACCGATTACGAAAAGCTTAAGGGCTACCGCTACTCTCCAGAGGAATTTAACCTGGCCAGGATGGAAAAGCTTCTGGAGTTCGCTGGCAACCCCCATACCTTTTTCCGCTCCCTTCATGTGGCTGGCACCAAAGGTAAAGGTTCCACATGCGCCATCATGGAATCGGTCCTTAGAGCTCAAGGATACAGGACTGGCCTCTATACTTCTCCCCACCTTCATACCTTCAGGGAAAGGATTCGCATTGCTGGAGAACTGGTGAGCGAGGAAGACGTGGCTTCCGGAATCGAGGAACTGCGTCCGCTTATCGAGAAAGTGCCAGGCCTCACCACTTTTGAAATAATGACCGCTTTAGCTTTCTTTCTTTTCGCTCACAAAGGGGTAGAAGTAGCGGTAGTGGAGGTAGGGCTTGGAGGAAGGCTCGACGCCACCAATGTGATCACCCCCATGGTTTCAGTCATAACTTCCATAGGCTACGACCATATGCAGCTTTTAGGCAATACCCTCGCTTCCATTGCCCGGGAGAAAGCTGGCATTATAAAAAAGGGCATCCCGGTGGTAAGCGCCCCTCAAGAAGAGGAAGCTCTCCTGGTTATAGAGGAAACGGCCAGGCTCAGGGGTTCTCCTTTAATTCTGGCGGGCAGGGATTGGGTTTGGGAAGATGTTGAGAAAGGGCGAGAAGACCAGGTTTTCACTGTAAAAAGGCTGAACCCTCCTGGCTTTTCCGTGAGGGTCCGTTTGCCTCTTTTGGGGGTTTTCCAGCCTGTAAACGCCACCGTAGCAGTAGCCGCTCTGGATCAGGCCCGAAGCCAAGGGCTTCAGGTTACCGATGAAGCCATAGTAGAAGGTTTGGAAAAGGTGAAGTGGCCCGGCCGGCTGGAAGTCCTCCAGAATTCGCCCCTTTTCATAGTGGATGGAGCTCATAATGTGGATTCCGCCCGCCGTCTCGCTCAATCTCTTAGGGAGCTTTTTTCCTGGAACCGTTTTATCCTCGTTTTTGGAGCTTCAAGCGATAAAGATATTCCGGGAATGCTGAAGGAGCTCCTGCCCCTGGCCGATGTGGTTTTCTTTACCCGTGCCCGCAACCCCCGAGCTGCCTCCCCCGAGGCAATATTAAAGGAGGCTCAGGTTCTGGGCTTCGACGGGAAAGTTGTCGAGCCTGCAAATAAAGCTGTGGAGGAAGCCCTGAAGGAAGCTCTGGCAGAAGATGTGGTGTGCGTAACTGGTTCTCTGTTTTTGGTGGCGGAAGCCAGGGAGACCTGGGCCATTATTTCAGGCAAGCCTCTGCCTCCTACGGATCCCATTTGAGGGGAGTTCATGAATCTGACGAACGAGGAGAAAGCGATGCTTCTGGGAGAAAAGGGGCCGGCTCTGCGTCGGGCTATGGAAATAATTTTTGCTCTGGGCAGTATTTACGGGGCAGGGGAGACAGTGCCGATAAAAAGTGCGCAAATTTCCGGGGTAAGCTACAAAAACCTTGGCGAAGCCGGCCTTGATTTCCTAAAGAAATGGGCCTCTGAGGGAGCCAGAGTTCTGGTCCCCGCCATGATGAACCCTGCAGGTATGGACCTCAGGCGCTGGAAGGAGATGGGGATACCGGAGGAGTTTGCTTTGAAGCAGTTAGAAGTAGTGGAAACTCTTATTTCAATGGGAGTGGAGCCAACTCTTACCTGTGCACCTTATCTGGGCAGATATCGCCCTGGATTTGGGGAGCATCTGGCATGGTCTGAGTCTTCGGCGGTAATATTTGCCAACTCGGTTATAGGGGCGAGGACCAATCGGGAAGGAGGGCCTTCAGCCTTGGCAGCGGCTATTGCGG from Anaerolineae bacterium carries:
- a CDS encoding RNA methyltransferase; translated protein: MKRAGKGGVISSIHNEKIKLARSLLTRKGRWKNRLFLVEGIRTIKEAINAGFKPVFVLYSENFDQKEAFSLEGVTFYQVTEAIIKAVSSTVTPQGIVGVFPFPDLPIPKEWELAVVLDGIQNPENLGAIMRTAVAAGVAFLATTPGSADPFNPKAVRAGMGAHFYIPIKTGVPWEELSALLQGRQILLADPQGPVSYFEVDWTQPSVLIIGGEARGATTEARKVAHSLISIPMARPIESLNAAVAAGIILYEAFRQRLLSRPS
- the rplT gene encoding 50S ribosomal protein L20, which translates into the protein MRVKGGVVTRRRHKRVLKLTKGQFGARHALFKRAHEAMMKSLMYAYIDRRTRKRDFRRLWILRINAAARLHGLTYREFISGLRKAGVEVNRKILAEMAVKDQGAFARLVEVAKAAL
- the rpmI gene encoding 50S ribosomal protein L35, encoding MPKLKTHKATAKRFKVTGKGKIMRTKQGKSHLRRKKSARAKALFAEMLEVTNRGDKKRIRRLAPYLD
- the infC gene encoding translation initiation factor IF-3; its protein translation is MKPQYRVNREIQAPKVRVIGEDGRQIGIMSLQEALRLAYEKDLDLVEVAPDSDPPVCKLMDYEKFLYERARRERESRKARKGGEVKEIRLRPSISEHDLSYRIEDIRDFLKEGNKVRVRVMFKGREIDHPEMALKLLERIMAGVSDVARVDQRPQSEGGSLVMILASK
- a CDS encoding bifunctional folylpolyglutamate synthase/dihydrofolate synthase; amino-acid sequence: MALSYREALEFIYSFTDYEKLKGYRYSPEEFNLARMEKLLEFAGNPHTFFRSLHVAGTKGKGSTCAIMESVLRAQGYRTGLYTSPHLHTFRERIRIAGELVSEEDVASGIEELRPLIEKVPGLTTFEIMTALAFFLFAHKGVEVAVVEVGLGGRLDATNVITPMVSVITSIGYDHMQLLGNTLASIAREKAGIIKKGIPVVSAPQEEEALLVIEETARLRGSPLILAGRDWVWEDVEKGREDQVFTVKRLNPPGFSVRVRLPLLGVFQPVNATVAVAALDQARSQGLQVTDEAIVEGLEKVKWPGRLEVLQNSPLFIVDGAHNVDSARRLAQSLRELFSWNRFILVFGASSDKDIPGMLKELLPLADVVFFTRARNPRAASPEAILKEAQVLGFDGKVVEPANKAVEEALKEALAEDVVCVTGSLFLVAEARETWAIISGKPLPPTDPI